TGTTTTGAAGTCAAATATCAGCCTTTGCATCAACAGTCTATTCTCCTGTACATTGTGCAATTTTATATTAATCCAATGCATTTATATAATAAGCACAGTCACCAAGCAAGGACCATGAAAAGGCAGATGAATAAAATAGTACTGTATTATTTCTAGGAAGAAGCGTAACACTCTGAAAACTCTGACCAATTGTGCTATGCAAGAAGCacaagaaggggaaaaaacagcttttctgactTGTGTAGATGCTTTATAAATTTAAACCCTAGTTAAACTaacattcaaattaaaataaaatcatgttctgctacaggaaaaaaaacacatgcttttctttATATACCATTTTCTAGCTAAGAAATTTGTGACTTCCAGTTCTATGAAATGGTGTGTTTCTTCTGGTGGTAATGTTTTCTCATAGAATCAATAAGATCCACCCTCAAACCATGCATTTTTTTACTCACAAAAAAGTCAAGATGTCACATTGAATTGATcttactttcctctttttttctaccAACATAATTCTTGAGTTCTGGATAACAGTGCTAGTGTCACATCTTCCCTGCCTTTGTAAGATCATCTTTAGCAAATTGGGTCTAAATAATATCAACCTGCtctaaaattattaaatataaaaataaacaataatctTCATCTTGTGTAGGACAAAGTCTTCCTAGCGTTTATGCAGCTATTCCTTTTGTTTGAAAGCAGCTACATTTGTTATCCAGCTTGCAACCAGGGCCCTGTCAAAGATGATTACCAGAAAGAAGCTCTTGTTATTGTCCTCATGAAGGATTGCCACTGGAGGCTTAAATGACGCTTCATTTAGTCCTAGCCGTTGCAGGGTAGTTTAAGTCAGACCTAACTGCAAGATCTATAAAAGTGCTATTACAAGTGCCTATATGCTTTAACAGTATATTTCTGCCCAGCTGTTGTCCTATACATAGAGATTATTTGTTTAGGCTGCTTTGGAGGCTGCTTCCATGAAGCCTTTTTgattcttctctttccctgttaAATAAAGTCCCTTTTGCTGCTTCAAATGAGGTTCGAAGgcatgaaaataaactgtatcCAGGTGATAACTCCTTGTGCAAAGCTACAATACAGGCTTAAATCCTATTACTCCATTCTGAAAAAAGCTGAAGTAGGAGGGGAAAATACAGTGTTTCCACCACTGAGAAGATTTTAGCTCAAAAACTTTGTCTTAGGGCAAGTGAAATACTGACAGACTGGGTTTGATATCCTTGATTGCCCATACAACCCTGAAGGTCTACGACAACGGTTTTAAAATGGATGGCAGGATGGAGATGAATTCAAACACCTATGCACACAGTGTTCAGGCAAAGGAAACCAGGTGGGTTATTTTAGCAGAGTTATTGTGCAGTTCCTACAATCACTGTGTGAACAGGCTCAAATAGAGGGTTTGAAATAAAAGGTAATTTAGAGTAGAATGATTCTATAGTTCAGAGAAGCAAATGCTGGTGCATTAACACACTGGTGCTTATCAAGGATGTACAAGGTTCAGTAAATAATGATGCAGAAATTCTAAGTTCAGTTGCTTTGATACATATTTGAGTGTTCTCCAGTATtagagggaaggaaaataaagaggaagaTTAAGGGCTGAGTAAGAGACAATTCAGCACCAAGGCATCCATACATTAACACAAAATTAAAGGTTAGGAAAGAAGGACAGGCTCAGACAATGTTTTTAGTGTGCAGAAGCAagcacacacaaagaaaattccACAATAATACACAAAGCACTAATTCACACCCCTACCCAAAAGAAATATCAACACCTCAGCCAAACCTGTAATGTTTAGTGCTATACACACTTTTAGTCTCAACGGGGTTCTAACAGTCTTCTAAATACTGCTGGCACCAGGTGTAAAGTGAGTAACAATAAAAACTAATTCTGAACTTTTCTTTTACTGggtttaaaacttttttcttggGATTTTCTGCTGTAGGGAGGGGTGTTGGACAGATACATATATACAATACATTCAAGGCAGCACCAAGAACATATGCAATCAAACCAGGAGGCGGAGTATTTAAAACAAGTAAAGGATATGTGTGTTCTGAAATTGTATACTTGAGCTCAGTCATACCTTGTGGCAATGAGTTCGATAACTTTGACTTATTCAGAAGAGTTATTCACCCTCATATATACAGAAAAGACACATCACCAGTACGTTAAACAGGAATTCATAATCCATAATCTTTCAGAAGGATCAAGTTCTTATGCTTTGGAATCCCTTctgattaaagaaaacagaagacattaTTTCCTGGCAGTTTATTTTGAAGCCTCAGGAATACCTGGGAATTTCGCTTGCTGCACTTCAGCAATATTGTTATTCTCAGAGATTAACTCCTGGAATGGGAAGTCCATTAGTTTGACCCAAATGGTTGTTACCACgtctttttcatatatttttagatAATAACTCCTGGTACACAAGAAGTTTAAAAGGGTAGTGACTGTTGTCTGGGAACAGAGTTTTGGGTTGGCAATGATATATATGGGGATATTTATAGACTACATATGCTTTATGAAAAGACCTACTTGTATTAAGAGAACTTTTGACCTCGAATTGGTTATCCCCTACCACAGATGGAGGTGTTCAGCTGTACTTGCAGTTCATATTACAGACTGATGCCAACACTTACTTATACAGTTATAATTTGCATAGAACCTGAAAAACATGCTCAGTAAATCTCTTCTGCAGAAGTCAGGCTCAGATACTGGTCTTCTATCATTTGGATGTCATGAGGAGGTTTTACAGGGAACCAGAGGGTAGTCACAGGGAAATCCCAACAAGAAAGGGACCGCTTTAAAAGGGCTGCTTTTGCTCTATTTATATGCACATTATAATAACttttatattacattaaaaGTCTTTATAATGTGTCTCTCAGTTTTTCACAAAACAGCCAAATCTCCAAAAGAAATTATGTAAAGATTACCAGTtcccagttttgcttttcttatgaTGCCTGGCAGGGGAATGGCAGCAATTTCTTCAAGCTTTTCCAAGCTAGCCTTGAGGGTCTTGTTTACTAGATCTCCATGGctctgattaaaataaattacaaataattgcCATGAATTCAAATAACGCATGAGAGGGCCCTAAATACttgctaaaaaaattaaatgttctgGAAAATATTATAATGGCATGTTCAATGCAAAACCACACGGTAATTTGAGAGGCAGCATAGATATACTCATTCCATATTTAATGAAGTTTTGAAACTGTATGATTTTCTGGCTGTAATGTGAGATACATGGACTTGACTGTTAGCCCATGAAGAGTCATCCTGAGTAAGATATTCTTTTCCTAGGAAAAGATTCACTCTAAAATTCACTTTTAAGAGGACATTAAACGAAGGGGGAGTTACAGAGTGGGAATTGATATATAAATACATCCAGTAAGTTTGCTCTCTTTTGAAAATTGCAGAAGAGggagaaatatttaataagcaAGGGGACTTTTGTAAGTCAGCATCTTACAAAATTATGTACATACttttatacatatacattttCCTCATTCCCAAATAAAGCTAAGGTAAGCATTATAATGACTAACAGCAAATCACCAGacctctttttcttcattgttctAGTCTTAATCTACAATGGTCCCTTTATCATTTTATAGACATGAAAACAGAGAGGAACAATCCCATTAGATCTggtaatttttatatttccctTCCATTTTTTACTACAGTAAAAGGTACCTTAATCATTAGGCTAAAGAATACAACAGAACTGTACTGTATTATGAGCTTAAAGATCACAGGCAGATGGAGGTGAGAGATATTTGAGGTGAACAAGTAAGAATTCATGTCACTGCAGACAGCGTATCCTCAAGTGTTAGAGGTAGAAATGAAAAGCTTGGTGAGTCATGTTATCCTGATCTTACAAAAGAGAAACTGTGTGACCCTAACACTTTGAAAATCCAAAATAGCAGAAGTGTGCTTTATCCATGCAAACAGATGAGGAACCAATAACTTGTCATATGGTTCTTTCAAATTTCTCCTTTAGAGAAAATGAATAGCCAATATATACGTCATGAAGTCCGGGGATGTGAAACCAGTGACCTGAGGAACTTCTGGGAAAAGACTATTGAACAACAAACTCGGTATCTGCAAATTGAAAAAGAACGTCAGCAAAAAAGTGCTCTGACAAAGTGCGTAGTTTATGTCTGGAAAGGTTATTTGAGTTTGGattgtaattcttttttaaagaaaagtgataCCTATATTTAAGTCATGCAATGAaagctgaaagtattttttttacatttttagaaaataataaagctttCCACATTTACGTGTTAATGCTAATGTGTCTAAGCTATGGCTTCATGGGACAGAGACTAACTCACATTTGTTCCATAAATGGGTCCAAAATGTGGAACTTTCTGAAGTTATCAAGACAACATCTAGCAATGCAGGCTTGCCTTGAATGTCAAGGCTTATGTTCACAGCAGAGATAGCACAGATGTGTGCCTGGCCCACCTTCTTTCTCTGTGGCCTTGTTTTAGATTTAATTAATTAAGGTGCCCTAACTTCAGTATGGTAAAACCATAATAAAACAGACAGTCCAAGTATGCTAACTGACCAAGGCAACCATCATCCATAGCCATATTTACCTCATCAGTCATATTTACCCCAAAGAGAAAGGCCAGTATGTGGCAACATCGgtacagttttatttcacatgCAGTCTCCATAAGTTGAAGGTGCATGCAAAGATGGCTATTTTGGCTTGAGATCATTCAAGGAGCAAGCATTTTTTCACAATCTCCCTCATACACCTCTTTGGAATAGATGTTTGACAACACAAGAGCAAGGATGGCCTTGCATTAATAACCGTGAATGAAGGAACACTGGAATTAGTCAGTCCCTAGCATGTTTTACCCATTTATAACTAACCTGGTTTCAACACCTGAACTCCTCAGCTATGAAATTCCTGTCTTTTCTATTTGAGGCAGTCTTGCTGTGGTACCTAGATACtaccaaagagaaaacaaagtgcCACCTATCACCTAAAGATGTCTACTATGTGTCTAAGAGAAGTTTCAACATGCATGGTGTTTCCAAGTCAAATAGTGCTCAGGAGCCTCTATGcagtatgttttttaaatgtatttctaagaAGGAGGGGGACTGGGGAAATGTTGGGTGATGCTACCCAGCAGGTGGCAGCAGGCAATGTCCAGCGGAGATCACAAATCATTCCAGCACACAGAGAGGCACTTAAGAGAGAACACACTGGAGATTAAACGAACCACAAAGCTCAGGTGAGCCCTAATTGGAATTGAAGAGCTGGTCCTGAAGTGCCATCCAGCAAAGCACTCTGAAGGGGCAGGGCAGTTTGCAtgagaactgggaaaaaacaccaaaggaTAGCACCGATGGGAAACATGAGAAGTATAAACATGGTTCCTGTAAAAATATAGGAACAAACTGATCTGTGTTTCTGTCCTTAGGCTCAGAAATGAATGGATGGAGAGGCTGGAAAAAAGGATAAAGATGTTGAGGACCCAACCTGAAGACCCATCTAGTTGAAGATCCCACACTTCACATGTTTGGGggagaaagaatttttttttttttttttttttgtaggaaagTATGATGGTGTGATGCAAAAGCTGAGTCAACTTTACTTTGTGACTTAAAGGAGCTATAATTAATTAGCTGTCATTGTTAGAAGTTTCGTATGTGAAatctctgttgctgcttttaaaattatgtaccCATCCCTTCATTCGATACACGGAGACTGAAGTACTCTGAAGTCTTCAAGACTAATAAATCATGGTTCACTGAGCTGTAGATACCTGGAAAAAGTTTAGTTACACACTTAGTGCTCAGCAAAAGAATTTCCGTGACATTTAAGTTTCTGTGTAGACTGCTTGTAATCtaatgaagttattttctttcaaaattgtttaaaaGTAGTTGAGGGTttgattgttgtttttttttttaacacagcaGAACCCAGCTCAGACTAAGGAAGAGGGGACATGTACAAACAATGCCATCACTTCCGAGATCACTAGTGGAGCCAAATTTGGTGGGAGATAACAGATCCTGGATGCCGTATTAAAAGTCTGTGAATATTAGTATGTATCCTGAGAAATAGGCTCTGTGAGAAACCAACAAGAGTTACTTAATTAGTTAACCCACATTAGTTAACTTGAAATACTGTATCAGCAAAGACAAAGCAACTTGAAGTTTTGAGGCTTCTTCTGGTACCTGACCTGGCTTGTCTACAGCTGGAGTGGTATCTCTGTTTCACAGAGCAGCTTGATGCATTTTTACAGTTGTCTGTCATCATGAGTAACAAGCacactttttcctttaacacTTTTTCCCTCTCAGACCCAGTGTATAGTCCTTAACAATCAGTACCTTCAGAAGCATGGCAGGTTTCCTCTCCCCCATTTGCCATCAgtcaaaaatgtttctctttcccttcctaaTGCTTCATTAGGAAACGTGGCATTTCCTCCAAGAGTATCAAAGCATTTCAATGGGCTGGTGTAATAgaattgcttgctttttagGGTGACTGCTTTGTTGCCACCAGAATGCTTGGGGTAATGCACTGCAAAATTGATTGGTTTGAGCATGCCAAAAACCTCTTCCCTCAATTGCTTAACCTTTTAATCCCTTTTTATAAGACTGTTTCACTACTTCTCTAGTAATTTATATCATTTCAGAAAGATTTGAGTTGCCAGTGGGGTGAGAAGAGAACAGAggaagggtttggggttttaaaatatttagaccatctgttctttttaaagcaaaacaaagattttaagtgctaatttttctttctttatccaTCACCTTTTAAATCCACTTTTGTGTGTCCCAAGGTCAACCCAAATCTATTACAGGAATTTAAACATGTAAATAATGTTTGGAAAGCCTGAGAAATCCATGAAAGCCTGAAAAATAGACAGCCTTGGAACGTGTACTCAGAAATCAAGGCATCAGCAAGTATGTCACCAAACTTGAGAGCAGAATTTGCCTGCCAGGTGACAAAAGCTGCTAAACTCATGTTCTTCAGTTGATTCTTTTTTGTaagcaatttttaaagtaacacaAACTGGGAATATGCAGGATAACAGTATAATTACAAT
This region of Falco naumanni isolate bFalNau1 chromosome Z, bFalNau1.pat, whole genome shotgun sequence genomic DNA includes:
- the LOC121081696 gene encoding protein FAM240B-like gives rise to the protein MNSQYIRHEVRGCETSDLRNFWEKTIEQQTRYLQIEKERQQKSALTKLRNEWMERLEKRIKMLRTQPEDPSS